The uncultured Subdoligranulum sp. genomic sequence TACTTGGGCGGGGAGCTGCTGCGGTCCTTCTTCACCGCATAGTCAACGCCGTATTTCCGGGCGATCTTTTCAAACTCCTTGATGGAGGGGTCGGTGATCTCGATGTTGGAAACGCCCTGATTCTGGCCGATCAGCTGCTTCACCGTCTGTTTGCCGTGGGGAATCACGGGGGTATCCCGGCTTTTCTGCTTTTGCAGCTTCTTTTCCTTGCGGTGGGCAAGGTACTTGGTGATGGCGGCCTTAAACAGCCGCCCGGTAAACTTTGTTCCGCTGACTACCAGCGTCAAAGTCCTGTTTTCCACTTCCTCCTGCATAGGTCATCGCCTCCTTTCCACGGATTTTGCAGGGGTGGCGCTTGATACTAAGGCGGGACCACCAGCCGCCGCAGCAGGTATTTCATCATGGCAGGCTCCTTTCAACGCAGCTGATCGGAGCGGTCATAGTACAGATGTCCCTGGCGCACCTTGGCATGGCTGAGAATCTTGATGTGGCCCTTTTCCTGGTTCTCCAGGCTTTTCTGGTATCCGGCCTCCGTCAGAAACAGGCGGGTCCGTTCGCCTTTCCAGCCCACCGGCGAATCGTGGGTCAGCACATCGAAGATAATCATGTGCCGGGTGTCCTCGGCAAACCGCTCCAAATCCATGTACTCATGGCCGTGGTAGTTCTGCGCCCCGGCCTTGAGCCGCATTTCCTCCATCAGCTGGCCCACGGTCTTACGCTCAGGCATGGCGCGCACCTCCTTTCCCGCGTCCCTGGCCTTTCACAGTCAGGATACCGTCCAGGGTGGTAGCGGTGATCCGCAGGCGCTCAGCGGTGGCGATGTCATTCTTCACGGTCTCGTCGATGCCGTGGCCGCAGACCACCAGCACATGGGACCGGCGCAGATAGTCTCGCACCATATCCAGCCCGTCCTTGTGTTCCTGGGGAATCTCGTCCTTGAGGAAGGTGGACAAGAACAGAACCGGGCAGATGGGCGAATACCCGGCGTCGTACACCTGGCGGCAGTAGGTGGCAGCGTTCTCGGCGTTCTCATACTGGTTGTTGCTCCAGGGAGCCGTAATGTAGGCAAGAGGTCGTTTCATGACAAAATCCTTTCTCCCGGTATTGCCGGGCAACAGAAAAGCGGCTGTTTACCAGCCGCCTGTGTTCATATCGTGATTGACTTGTACGGTGTAGTGATTGCTGATCGTGGTGGGCGCGTTGAACAGCACTGCAAGCAAATACTGTTTCATATTGCGGACCTCCGTGGTGTTTTTCTGCATACCGTCCATGACAAATCGGATATGCTCGCTATCCAGCTTCAAGAACCGGGAGCGCACGACTTCATGGGGAAAGTCGCTGCCAGCGATCCGAGTGGTTTTACGTTTGGCACAAACGGTCTCCACCATCAGCTCCACAATCTCGTCCAGGTCCTCACGGTAGGTCGAAAACTCTCTGCACAGATAGTCATACTCGATGTTCTCCAGAATCAATTCCCGATAATTTTCTATCTCTGAGACAGACATCGCATCCCTTCCTTTCCGTTCCGGCAGCTGTGCTGCCGCTGTTTCCCGGAAGGGAATGGAATCGGTACTTGCTCCATGAGTATTTTGTTTTTGAGTATTTGGTTTCTCTATATTTAATTCTGCGGGCTTTTCCGTATCCGGTTTATCCAGATACGGGTTTTCCGTATCTGGTGAAGCCGTATCTGGTACAGCCGTATCCGGCCTTGGCGTTTCTGGCTGCCTGGGCTGGGGTTTCTCATAAATCACATACTCGGTGTCGCTGATCCGGCCTTGTTGGTCCCGCAGCTGGTTCCGCACGATGTAACCGGCGGTTTCCAACTCCCGCAGCGCACTGCCGATGGCATCAACGCCCTCCTTGCAGATTTTCGCAAGTCCACGGGTAGTATAGTTCCAGTCATCAGGCAGGGATAACATCATGGAAAGAAGCCCCTTTGCCTTGAGGGATAGTTCGTGGTTCCGCAGGTGATGATTGCTCATCACGGTATAATCTTTGGTCCGTTCAATGCGAAAAACGGCCATTGACTTCACTCCTTTCTAATTTTAGGGCATGAAAAAAGCCACAATCCTTCGTGAAAAAGACTGTGGCTTTCAGCTGTTTTTGTTGTTCTGCCAGGGCCGGTAAGGACGCTTGTACTTCGGCGGATGACTGAACATCGGCTCATGCTCCGAAAACGGGAGGGTCTGCAAAACCCGGTCAATGTCGGTGGATTCCATATCATACTGGGACTGGCAACTTTCCCGGATGGCATCTTTGATGCTCTGGACAGTACACATATTCATTCCTTTCCTTTCGTAGTGATAATGAGTTTACGGGTGGCGGCGGCGCTTGTCCGGTTTGAAGTCGAGCACATGGCCCTCGATCACACGGGCATACCGCTTGATTTTGATTTCCCGACGCTTCTGGCTTACGAGGGCGGCCTGATACCCGTCCTCCGTAAGAAACAGCCGCATATCATCGCCGGGGCAGCCGTAGGAACAAGGGCGCTGAACGGAAAACTCGATCATCCAGCGGGTGCTGTCCTGAAAACGCTCTACGGCCAAGATATTGTGTCCTTTCAGCTCACGGGCTGAAATATCCCTCATAGGCGGCTCCTTTCATCGTTCCTGGTCTCTCTGGCGCTTCTTCTGCCACGCCTCCAGCAGTTTGATAATGGTTTCCTGCATCCGCTGGGGCGTATAGCTTTTGGGGAAATACTTCCGCAGGGTGTCGGAGGTGAAAGTCACTTTGTCGAGATCACTTTTCTTTTCCTCACCCATGATGACGCGCATCATATCGAGGGTCAGATGTCCCTCCTGGCTGTATTTCTTGAGTCGCTGAGCCTGGGAGAGAGAGGGGGTAGCCTGTTCGCTGTCCATCGCGTCCAGCAAATCCCGCTGTTCTTCTTTTTTGAGAAAGGACAGCTCATAAGCCGGATTGAGGGCGATTTTCTTTTCATCGACCATATCCAGCAGTTCGGGAATCAGCTCCGTCAGGCGGATATAGCGCTGCACCTGGTTCCTACTCGAACCAGCCTGCTGCGCCAACAATTCATCTGCACGCAACTTCGTCCCAAGTTGGGACGAAGTTAAGTCCCCCCGTGCGCCTTGGTGTTTCATAGCCTCCAGCTTCATCTTGTAAGCAAAGGCCCTTTCGCTGGGGAGCAGGCTTTCACGTTGTAAGTTGCTGTCCACCATGATGATAGTGGCAGCATCATCGTCCAGGTCTCGGACAATGACAGGCATGGTTTCTTTCTCGGCCAGCTCACTGGCCCGGTGCCGCCTGTGACCGGCAACCAGCTCATAGCCGCCCTCCGGGTCCGGGCGGGCGATCGCCGGAACCAGAACACCATACTGCCGAACGCTGTCGGCGGTCTCCATCATGGCCTCGTCATCCTTGACTTTGAAGGGATG encodes the following:
- a CDS encoding PcfB family protein, whose protein sequence is MQEEVENRTLTLVVSGTKFTGRLFKAAITKYLAHRKEKKLQKQKSRDTPVIPHGKQTVKQLIGQNQGVSNIEITDPSIKEFEKIARKYGVDYAVKKDRSSSPPKYLIFFKGRDADALTAAFTEYTGKKVRKAQKTERPSVLAKLSQFKELVKHAVVDRNKRKELER
- a CDS encoding DUF5720 family protein, with protein sequence MPERKTVGQLMEEMRLKAGAQNYHGHEYMDLERFAEDTRHMIIFDVLTHDSPVGWKGERTRLFLTEAGYQKSLENQEKGHIKILSHAKVRQGHLYYDRSDQLR
- a CDS encoding DUF6017 domain-containing protein, with protein sequence MAVFRIERTKDYTVMSNHHLRNHELSLKAKGLLSMMLSLPDDWNYTTRGLAKICKEGVDAIGSALRELETAGYIVRNQLRDQQGRISDTEYVIYEKPQPRQPETPRPDTAVPDTASPDTENPYLDKPDTEKPAELNIEKPNTQKQNTHGASTDSIPFRETAAAQLPERKGRDAMSVSEIENYRELILENIEYDYLCREFSTYREDLDEIVELMVETVCAKRKTTRIAGSDFPHEVVRSRFLKLDSEHIRFVMDGMQKNTTEVRNMKQYLLAVLFNAPTTISNHYTVQVNHDMNTGGW
- a CDS encoding DUF5720 family protein, yielding MRDISARELKGHNILAVERFQDSTRWMIEFSVQRPCSYGCPGDDMRLFLTEDGYQAALVSQKRREIKIKRYARVIEGHVLDFKPDKRRRHP
- a CDS encoding ParB/RepB/Spo0J family partition protein, producing the protein MKSSAKKVELAPYDDLFSTEESRQDAKLEKIQEIPLSELHPFKGHPFKVKDDEAMMETADSVRQYGVLVPAIARPDPEGGYELVAGHRRHRASELAEKETMPVIVRDLDDDAATIIMVDSNLQRESLLPSERAFAYKMKLEAMKHQGARGDLTSSQLGTKLRADELLAQQAGSSRNQVQRYIRLTELIPELLDMVDEKKIALNPAYELSFLKKEEQRDLLDAMDSEQATPSLSQAQRLKKYSQEGHLTLDMMRVIMGEEKKSDLDKVTFTSDTLRKYFPKSYTPQRMQETIIKLLEAWQKKRQRDQER